TACAATTTatgggcaggggcagtggcaggggcaggggggcTGGAGGGAGTGCCTGCAAACGTGGCTTTTAGACTTCCTCGAGCGCCAAGTTCAAACTCTAAAATAGAATTACTATGACCTTCAGCGTTCAACCtctacacacacatacacacatttCTTCTAGATAGAAATCGCGATTTatggcgggggcgggggccaGGCGTCCCACGTGTTCTGGTTGGCTCGTCGGGCAATTACAAATGTCACCTTCCACATAAACACAttgttgtgcaatcaaacagaccgtaaataacaaaaaaaccaTCCAAATTTACGAGTCaacagtgtgtgtgtgtgtgtgggggaggGCGGGGGGGCTGCACTTCCGTTGCATGTCCGTCTTCGTACGTTTTTATTACATCCGGTTGGGGGGTGGGTTGGGGGGCACATCCGTGCATCCGCGACGACGGCGTTGACTCTTTTGTCATTACCGCGGCTCGGCCTGAACATTAAAAACGCATTTCAAGTTCCGCGTGGCAGCCGCACTCAGTGGGGGGCACCGTGTGGCGGGTGGGGGGAGGGACCTGAAATTCCTGACCtgcacaacaaaaaaaaagtcgCAGTCGAAGCTCGCCAAAAGAAAAGCTTTTGCCTCCTaccaatatttgttctttgctTTTACTTTCACCCTCCACCTGTCCCTCTCCacctccctctccccctctctttctctctctcttttgttGCTTGTGTGGCGGCGGTAATCAATTTTATTGATTTGAATTCCCATTTGATTGCAAAACGCATTCCATTTGCCGAGTTTCACTCGAGAGTTTTGCTCTCTCTTTAATTGAGTTTTTACGCAatccactcacacacacacacacacacacacacacacacagggacaCTCTCTATAACTAAGGAAGAATTCAAGGAACGTACTTTTCTGTGCGGATAGCCGGCGTCCATTTTCCACGCAGACTTTTGCGGAACTGAAAACATGAAAACCGTAGAGGGGCGCCCCAAGCGTGATTTGTTTATTTGTCGGCCACATTATCGAGTTTTCCTTTTGGCTTGTTTTGCCCCTTTTCAAACGCTTTTCTTGGCCATTACCATTGTCAGTGGCATTTGGTAGCGGAAATTGCAGAGATGGGCTCGAAAGGAATGAAAGTCCCCCATTATTCTCGCCTTAATTTTGATAATTCTTTCACCCTCTTAAGAGAAAGTGCCTGTACTTTCCTCTCAATTAACTTTTCCTAATGCCTTTCCATTGACGAAGCCACTCGAAATGGCTTAATTAATGTTATTAGGCAAACGCTTTGGCTGTTTCGCCAATGGCCTTCTAATTAATGTTTTCGTAAGCAATAATCATAATAATATATACGCCCCCTTGATGCACGATGCACGACGCACGAACAACACGCCTCAAATTGTGCGACAAGAAAGTCTAAGCGAAACTTTAGCCGTGCCGCCAAATTATGAGTTTACACGCAACGACACAaggggggctggggctggggctgggcctTGAAAGTTTTCACTCAACTCctggccaggccaggccccCATCCAGAGGCAAGTCCTAGGCGTCGGGCTGCCCCCCCTTCCTCAAGGCAAAGCGATGATAAATGAACAGCGGCTGAAGGCGACGCAGATTTTCGGTCAGCTGCAGTTGATTTCCAGCCATCGGAGAGCGTGCGGGcacacgctgcgtatgagtaatgtGCCCATTGACAAGCTCCTCTCCAGAAAACTTTGCCCTGTGGTTGGGGCGGGGGGGTTGCCACATTATTGACAATTTTATTAGCCCACATTTTGTTTTGGGCCCGCATAAAGTAAACTCGTTAATGCCAGGGGGCTGATGGGgctgggagggggccaagaaGTGTTTGACGATGTGCTGCTGACGACATCTGAGCCTGGAGGAATACCCGTCGTATTCCCATCGCTGCTGCACTCGATGATCGTGATTCAAAAGGATTTGTTTTGCGGCAATTAGGAAGGAAGGAAACAAATACATACCTCCTCTCGGTGCCAAGGCTGTTCTGTTGCCTTCTCCTTGGAGAATCCTTCGTAATGCCATTAGAGATAAACCATCGCCAATTCCAAGGCAAAGCCGATTTTCTGTCTATCAGTTTCGAACCCGAAACACACTCGAAATCAAAGCCAGAAGCCtgccctctccctctccatctccatctccctctccccctttgGACTTTTGCATAATTTAACCATTTACAGTTTTTGGTGGTAGAGAAGGAAATCCATTTATTCAATGCACGCCAGTGCCACTATGCAAATTCAACTGCCATTTGCAgaccccccaaaaaaaaaaagttcgaGTTGAGACATATTTTCCAAAGGCAAATCGGTACTCTGTATGGTTTTAGAATCCTTAGTATCGAAGGGGGGGCATCGTAGAAGGCCGGGGAGTCAAAGGGAATTTGTCGAGGCGAGTTTAGAATATCGGAAAATCAGTAGAGCTCCAGAGAGCTACAGGCAAACACAACAAATATTGTGCGTgaaataaaattgaaaataataGTTTCGATTCGAATCTCGACTAAAATTCACTCAACTACGATGTACGAGCTATCGGTCTTCGACTCGGGCCTGATGCGATTCATCTTCCACCCGTTCACGTTTTGGAAGGCCAAGAACGAATACACCATTTGGAATTTCGCCTATCCGAAGGTTAATCTTTGGAATCACTTCAATGATCTGAAGACCTGCAACTATTGCACGCCGGGGCTGTTCCCGTACGTCTTCTGGCTGGTGCTGCTTCTGAGCGTGCTCGGCATCGGCTGCACTGCGACTCAGATGGTGAAGTTCTGGGTGTGCCGGGGGTGTGAGCTGCGCATGTGGCGCAGCCGGGAGTTCCATGTGTTCGCCGCCGCAATACTCCGTCGCGCCCGAATGATTGGCTGCTGGATCAAGTTCGTGACCTGGATCAGTCTCTTCTTGGGCACCATGACGGTCCAGCCGCAGTTTATACGCCCCTGGATCGTGTGCAACACCTTAATGATGACCGGCGAGATCGTACTTTGGCTCCACGAAATCTTGTCTGGTCAGATCGAGGTCGAATTGCACTCGATTTTGACCCTGGGCCTGCCCTGTCTGTATATCCTGATGGTCAAGTGTGTGCAGGAGGTCTTCGAGCTGTCCTTGAAACGTGGTCTGGACGATTTGGTTCGAGTGGCTTGATTCTAAATGAAACTCAATCGATTGTTTATGTTTACTAAAACCCGTTGGCCTTAAAGTTTCTTTTGTTATTTTCCATCGATCGGAGCTCCTTTCTTGTTCGGGTTGGATAAAGTGGAAGATGTGGATCGTGTGGATCGTGAGAGGGAGCACTGGTCCGCTCTCAGAGCTCGCCAGAGAGCGGTAACAGTGCGCTGTAAGCGGAAGCTAGCAAAAGCTGTTAATGGAGAGTGATAGCAGGCAGCGATAACAGACTGTTAACGGAGAGTGACAGTTGGAGGCGATTACAGTCTGTTAACGCACAGTCTGGAGAGTGGGAACCTGGAGCGTTAGCAGACTGTTAACGGAGGAGAGTGGTTACTGGGAGCGATTACAGGCTGTTAAAGCATAGCGTTTACCAGCAGACTGTTAGCAGACTGTTAGCGGAGACAGGCAAGCGGGAGCGAGCATGGGCTGTTAACGGAGAGTGGCTACCGGGAGAGATAACGACTGTTAAAGGGAGAGTGGTAGCCGGGAGTGATAACAGACACGGAGAGTGTCTGTTAACGGATAGTGCTTGCCGGCAGACTGTTAACCTGGGTTTCCTCGAGCTGCTGCCCGTATTTGCACCTTCTGCTTTCCCTTTTGCTTTCCATTTCGTACCCAAATGAATGTCAAACAGTCGCCCCCCTGCAGCCCCTGCCCTCTGCCCTGCCCGTGTGTATGGCCATAAGGGAGTTTGCCTTCTGCAAAAAGTTCAAAGTTCAGGCGCGTGTCACCAGCAACATGGAGCATAAACATGACATGGCATTTCCAGAGAGACTAAATCAACAGATTGCCAtttgccccacccccacccTCACCCTCACACCCGCATCCACAGCCAATCCTCTACcaattccatttccatttccctgTCCATCTCCTCTGTGGTGGAAATGCCAAAAGCCAACGGAAAACATTCAAGCCAAAAACTGTTGCCGGCTCCTGGCGCCCCTGCCTACGCTGGCCATTGATGATGATAATTGCGAAGGCGGCAGCCACTAAAACACTGCGAACGCCTCATTGAACAAGTCCGAAACGGTGGCCCAAACTTTGCCAGGATGCTGGGCCAGGACATCCGTTCGGCTCGGATCCCCAGCCAGCCTTCAATCAGCGCAAAGTACTCTTGAAATTCGATGAGCGGAGCTAATCTCTCGCTCTGCGGGCTCTCGGGCGGCACTCAATCCGCGGGTGGGCGGCCACGGCATTGTTGGTCAATAATATTTAGGCAAAAACAAATCAATAAATGGGTAATTACAGCGACAGGAAAGTCAAGGGGCTCAAGGAACGGGGAAAGTCGAGCTGGGAAGCGAGAGAGATTCGAGGAAATTCATTTGGGATGGGCTTGTGGGGCTTTCTAAGGGTTTTTTCTATATTTAAACGGTTGTAGAATCATTTCTCTGGCTTCACTTGGAAAACAGGAACATTCGTGAGGCTCTGAGCATCTTTTGATTACATTTCTCCCAAATCTTCCAATACTTTATGCTTTTACTCCTTataagaatattttaaaaagaaaatataaataGTAAGAGGAGTAACGCCTCTACATTTCTTTGGTACCCAAAACTTGGTGGAGAGGCCAGAAGAAAGTCCTACAAAGTCAGGATTTGCATTCCTCCCATTCCAAATACATTGTACTTGGATTTATGTTAACCTAATCTCCTTTTGCCACTAACTGTCAGAAAGACAAACCTCCAAAAGGCAACTCTGTTGGGATTAAGTTTACTTTAGAACTTTGGAGCCTTGCAGCCTGGGAGCCTTGGAGCCTTGGCGCTCCGCTGCATGCATAAATCACTCATAAAAGTTTTCTCAATGTCTGTTTTCGTTGCAGAAAACCCAACTGTGACGTGCTCTTAGATGAAAGGAACGTGCGATGCAATTGAATCCAAGCAGAACCACTGAAACGCACTACTGGATTGTAAGTATCACACATACCATATCCTCTTATATACATCCTCCACTGCCTAGCGACCTTGGACCCTGAACCTTGGCTGTGGTTTCATTTTAGTTTTCACAACTCGACAACTCCTTGTGGCCGCAATTATCGAGCCATCAAAATTGCAAGCCAAAAAGTCGGGGAGCCAAAAAATAAATGCAAATCCAGACATTCAGAAATTTCTGCAAAGGCTGACGCGGCATTGTCTCTGCATTGGCAGGATGCCAGAATGGCAGGAAGCTCCCGAAACGGAGGGCGATAGAATTTTATTGCAGCCAAAATTGTTTGGAAAATTACGAAAATTGTCCCCACCCACGCCCTGACGCCCTGCCGCAAGGAGGAGGCAAGGACTCAATTGAAAAGAGTTGAGGGCGAGCCAAAAGGCCATTCCACTTAATTGACTAACCGGAATGGAGATGTTCGGGCGTCTTCGATTGGGGCTGATGCATTTTCCATGATCTAGCCCAGACACAAAGTCAATAAATCATCCAGCCGTCGCGTCGTCTGTGGCACATTTCCATGCCACAATGAATCCGGCACACAGACATTCCTCTGGCATTCCGACCCGACCTCAGACCCGGAATGCCAACTGCAATTGACACTTTTCTGGCTGCAAAATTGATGATCCAACAGAGTCTGATTCCGTCTGTCTCGGCCATAAAATTGAAGAGAATCCTCCTCTAAAATGATTTGTAAGCTCCTTGGGGActgtcctcctcctcctcctcctccctaCCGGCTGCCCCTCCAGAGCGGGGTGTGACCTTGCCTgggaggggggtgggggagggTCTGGGGCTGTGCGACCGAATGAACCTTTTAACTTTCCTCAAAGAAGATGTCAAGTTTTTTCAGGGAATATTTCGCCAGGGATTTGGCGGACGAACCTTTTGGCAAATACTAAAATAATTGATTAATTTAAGCTTAAAGATTTAAGCCGAAACAAGGCACTCCTTGAAGGCCAATGaatggtgttgttgttggagTATAAATAGCCGTTTTCTCTACCTTTAAGCCCTTGGAaaatatcctttaattcctTTCGAAATTCTCTCTCTTTCAGACCCTTTTTTGGTGTGCCTTGGGAGGTTTGATATTAGGTGGAATCGTTGTCATCTCATACTGGATACGACGATGCAGGTATGTATCCAACCATCCATTCAAACCACCCGCCccctgccccatgccccatgccccctGCCCCAAGCGTGGCAATATCTCTCGAATGAAATGATTTTCCCAATATGAAGACGAAAACGAATGCTGAAATATGCGTTTGGCCAGAAATCCAATTAGAGCCAGGGGGGAAAACgcattcgtattcgtattcgtattcgttcGTTGTTTTTGTCTTTTGTCATCGGACTAAGCCCCGCAACACGTGACTCCTGGTGGGGTCCCGCCGCGAACGGCGGATTCCGGCGGATGCACGTGGGGATTGAGGgcgaggcagaggcagcggcggTGGATGGGCGGCTGGCTGGTGACATTAAAAAAGACGCTAAATTGCCAGTTGGCCGAGCAGAACAACTGAATAATTCAACTCGGCAATTGGACCGACGAGCGACGGACGACGAGCGACGAGCGACGACCGACGACGACCGACGACGACCGACGACCGACGTCCAACGAGCGACTGTTTGAGCAATTAAGTTAATGATGCAAGGTCACTGGAAATGGGCCTGGCCATcgtccgcctccgcctccgcctcctcctccgcctcaTTCCAAGTCTCCTCCCATCTGCCATTTGGGTGAGAAAGGGGAGGACGAGGGCTAGTCCTAGTTCCGCCCCAACAATGACGCAGTTGACTTTCAGGCCGCCAACCGAGGGCGGTACCCCCCCTACCCCCACCGTGGAGACCCATTACGTGGCTTGGCGCCAGTTCGTCCGCCACAGACAGAGaaataaattgtacaaatgtATGTTAAaggacacagagagagagcaggGCACAAACGCATTAAAAGGACAACCGACCAACGAAGCCCGGGTCCGGGTCCCCATTTTGGGGGGTTAAAACTTTTCCAATTTCCATATGGCGCGATCAAAAGCAAACcccacaaacaaacaaaactggAAATATTTGCATACGGACAAGTGTCCCCCTGCTAGGGTGGAGTGGAGCCACTGGTCAGTGGTCGCTGGGTGGTTGCTGCTTACTGGTCAGGGCAAAGGTAAACAGTCGTTGAGCGGGTCATGATTAATGTGTCACGAAGTGGACAACAACACGACACAAACACACGGCACAGTGGAGCCAGGAATACCAGGAGATAGGACTACCAATAAGTCCAAAGTCCGCCCTGAATGTTGGAACATCTGTAGTTTGCTCCGCCTTTAGTCTTAGAAAGCCTGTCCGTATCTTTGACACCCTTCTAGCCCCCTGCCCCCCATCTCTGATTGGGCCCACTGTCAGCGATCCGTACATTGTTATCCCATTGTCGTGGCTAAACAAACGACGGCCATGTCAAGTTCAACAGGGACTGACAGGGTGGGGACTGCCCCCCCCACACCCACCCAAAGAACAGCAAATACTAGTGGAACGACGACACTGGCCCCGTGAGTCAGTTGGAAATTgtcataaaaattaaaaatcaatttttaTAATCCAGTTAGAAGGGGGGGCCAGGGGCAGAAAGAGAGGGCAATACATAGAGAATGAAAGAGAGAACGATTCCACCTTCCACCACAAATATAAAGCGATATGGACACGCAAACATTCTAAGCCTCCACTCCACCCACAAATACACCAACAAATatccgcacacacacacacacacacacacccgcacacacccacacacacacagagagagaatCCACCTCGTGGCCTGGAATGGAATGAAGAAATTTCATAGTTTTCGCCCGGACCGAAACGATATTCGAACGGCACCTTCATTAACGGACGACCCGAGCAGCGCGTTGGCCGCGTTTTCTTTGCCCCAGTTACAGTTATTCAACGGTTAAAATTCCGAATTTTCGGCGCGTTGGAGAGTGACAAAACTTTTGCGACTAGTGAAAACTTTCGTGACGAAAGCAaactatttaaatatttatcaTAATTCCCGGGCACCCAATCAACGGTGGATGAGTGGTGGCATAATGAAGCTGAAGCGATTGGGGCAGGTCCTGGTTTAggccaacaacagcagcaacaacaacagcaagcCACCATCAGAGGCAGGTGCCTTTCCTCGAGGAGTTTTTTGTGTCTCCTTGAACCCCCTCTTAAGCCTCCCCCCTCTTCATCATCATTTTTAATGTGCAATTCTGTTTGTGGCAAGGGCATTATTCCGGGGCACCAGATTAGACCTGTGTAATGACCAAAAGATGAGCATAAAAGAATATCCTAGGCAGGTGATAAATTTGCCTAACAAATATGATATATTTGGGCGGCTTAAAGAGGAGGTTTTCGCCAAAGACTCCCAAAGAGTCCCTACCAAAAAAAATAAGCCCTGCCCAACACGTAGAATCCCTTCCGCTTCATAAACTTCCCCCCAACTTCTGGCCTGGAAAATAATTAGTAATCGTCTGGTGGCTATTTTTAAACGCTTCGCATGAGTAATATCTCCGAACCTAAGCCCTTGGCCGCAAGCGATTCAATTAAAATGGTGTGGCATAAATGTCTGGAACATTGAACTAAGCCCCGGGCTAAGACCTCCCCCAGACAGGGGCAGGGGGGAGGAAGACATGCACTTGGAGCAAAGCAATATTGATTAATGATATTCGACGTGTAACTGGGCTGGCTTTTCGCATTTCTGGCAGTCTCTACACGAATCGCGTTACTGTTGGCCATTTAccaaaattgacaatttaaTTTGCAAAGAAACAACAAAGTGGCAggcggatggacggacggacggacggatggcaAAGAATAATGCAATAATCATAATGGCAGAATAAACTGAACGAAACTCGAGCCTCGAGCCGCGTCTATCGTGATTGCAAATGAATAGGAATATGAATTTGACacccagacagacagacaggcaggtGGGAacgaggcagaggcaggggcagtggcagtggcagtggcagtggcagtggcagagccTCTTGAAAGCcaaaaagaaacgaaaaaaTCAAAGAACCTGCACTGCCGCCCTCCTAggaaaatcaataaaaatgTCTTGAAAAAGTAAAAGGCaaaatgtgtgtgtctgtgtgcgaTGACTGTTCCTGATTAGATAAATGCCCCAAAGGAGGGGCatggtgggtgggtggggggtgggtgcaacaagaacaacaaaaaaatacaatttaaaatTAGAATCAGACAATTAGGTAAATGGGCAGAAGAGAGCGCCTCGTACACGTGCAACATGCCACATGGCAGAACGCAGCAGGGGGCAGGCAGTAGGTTGCGGGCCACAGGGGGGCAGGGGGGCGAGGGGCCAGTGCACTCGTCGTAGCATATAGAACTCAATGTCACGCAGccgcacacaaacacagaaaAGCACTTGACGGGGGGAAAAGGCGCGTCGCGACATACGAGGCGTATGATTTATTTAAGCGTCTATTAAAGCCTCCTTTCCGTTGTTCCGCCGACGCCTTGGCTGCCACAGCGGTTGCAATGCCCTTGAAAAAGAGGCTACGAAATGTTTCGATCCCGGGGGAAGCCGCCAGGAAGGGATAGCCCTATCATTCCTGTggagatccgccaaagaaacGATCATTATTGAGATTAAATCTCCTTCTACAAAGTATGTGTCCCACAAATCTGTTGGGTTCTGAAAGGGTATCTTAATTATCGTTACGAGAGGCGTGTGTGCGTTTTAATTATCCACAAAAAAAGGCcaggcagcaacaacagaagaGAGAGTGTGATGGAGTGAAGAAGAACCACAAATTTGAGCTATTGTGCCTGCGTCAGACGTTTTAATTGTGGTCGATGGTCAGCAGACAGACACTTGAAGAACAGTGGAGCCTCGAGGGCATAAATCTGTAGAAGCCACCCACGGGACAGGGACCATTCATTGGGGGCATTCACTGTACTGTGCGCCCACAAAAAGCAATTACAATCACAGAAGCCATAAAAATGTACGATTTCCCAGGCAAATGAAAACAAATTGAAATTTAATTATAGCCCAGGCCTCTCTATAGGGCGTCTATGCATCCATAAACCATATACCACCCCCCGTTCCCCGCTCCCCGCTCCCCGCCCCCACTATAACCCGAATTGTAAACTAAATTTCTGTCACCATCGAACCTCCTCCCAGATTTAGGTGTCCTCCTGCCTTGGTGGATTGTAGCGAAGGTTGCGCAAGCGATCGCGAGCGGTAGGTACTCGGAAAAACTACTGCCTTCGTTACACCAAAGCAAGtctgatccgatccgatcggATCGGACGTTTAGCCCAGCAAAAGTTGAGAGCAAATCATCACCAGAGCAAAGAAAACCAAATACAAATTTTCTATTGAATTATGATTTTCTACAAAAAACTCCAAATCGAATTGGCTGCAAAAAGTTACACGCTAAAATATTTCCACATTTtcctttcaatttttcgattTTTCCAAGcaaaatatatttttcttttttttttttattgtaaaaaaaaaatgtaattaGTTTACGCTtccgtatcgtatcgtatcgtatcacAAACATTGGCTGCAAATTAGTTTAGTTGAATTGAATAAATTTTTGGAGTATGACCTATGACCGGATATGAGAAAAACGCATGCTCTTTCACACAATTCGTTACTATTTTGcgtttcacacacacacacac
The sequence above is a segment of the Drosophila miranda strain MSH22 chromosome 4, D.miranda_PacBio2.1, whole genome shotgun sequence genome. Coding sequences within it:
- the LOC108162235 gene encoding uncharacterized protein LOC108162235; translated protein: MYELSVFDSGLMRFIFHPFTFWKAKNEYTIWNFAYPKVNLWNHFNDLKTCNYCTPGLFPYVFWLVLLLSVLGIGCTATQMVKFWVCRGCELRMWRSREFHVFAAAILRRARMIGCWIKFVTWISLFLGTMTVQPQFIRPWIVCNTLMMTGEIVLWLHEILSGQIEVELHSILTLGLPCLYILMVKCVQEVFELSLKRGLDDLVRVA